In Polyodon spathula isolate WHYD16114869_AA unplaced genomic scaffold, ASM1765450v1 scaffolds_3186, whole genome shotgun sequence, a genomic segment contains:
- the LOC121311356 gene encoding lectin-like, protein MFPTAASFVVCIALALSRVAAQGDEKEEVVKREASMCDGSCLKGWSSFKNKCYQYVKDRKTWADAELYCRSLGGNLASIHSVEDNQAIQNLIRNNDASNGYTWIGGSDCFKEGSWYWTDGSKWDYNNWNKGEPNNFGIENCLQFNFPGNISF, encoded by the exons ATGTTTCCAACAGCGGCCTCATTTGTGGTTTGCATTGCCCTGGCTCTCAGCAGGGTTGCAG CTCAGGGTGACGAGAAGGAAGAAGTGGTGAAGAGGGAAGCGTCAATGTGTGATGGTTCCTGTCTGAAGGGTTGGAGCAGTTTCAAAAACAAGTGCTACCAGTATGTAAAGGACAGGAAGACATGGGCTGATGCTGAG TTGTACTGCCGCAGTCTCGGAGGGAACCTCGCCTCTATACACAGTGTCGAAGACAACCAGGCCATCCAGAACCTGATCAGAAATAATGACGCCTCAAATGGTTATACCTGGATCGGGGGTTCTGACTGCTTCAAG GAGGGGTCATGGTATTGGACCGATGGATCTAAATGGGACTACAACAATTGGAACAAGGGAGAACCAAATAATTTTGGAATCGAAAATTGTCTGCAATTTAACTTTCCAGGTAATATATCTTTTTAA